A genomic segment from Brevundimonas sp. SORGH_AS_0993 encodes:
- a CDS encoding O-antigen ligase, with protein MRHTPDQIVDSDSPPLWEQWAAGFVVFMLTGALIAPVIAPTQVEAPVLRLIWLPVYAVTAGLLVFRFDKVIRAWPAWLMVGALIVLAYVSQYWSIDPEVTDRRVIAMAINSAFAVYLGAVFRGAALPRVLMHACLVMAVGSLIMVFAYPKVGVHQFDNAGLWRGLWYEKNQMGLVMVVGAVSAAACLAADQIAANGRRPWTALLTLALTVLLILATQSKTSLLCLMIGVGMVGGWWVLKQGGAVVTIVAVWAGVVGIVGGAWVWHVASASILQALGKDPSLTGRTLIWEALMRKVAERPWTGYGFSAFWGVDSIPAREIRIQTQWPVPSAHNGWIDLLVQLGWPGAITVGALIVVAAVMILARTNGLGTREGYWSIAYLSVFVALSLSESVLLNHASLPWSLMLAILARAVTFDPAPNRAPVRAALAPGRSRAYQNRPRIASDYVNGRRSLRL; from the coding sequence GTGCGCCACACACCCGATCAGATCGTCGATTCGGACAGCCCGCCCCTGTGGGAGCAATGGGCGGCCGGCTTCGTCGTCTTCATGCTGACGGGCGCCCTGATCGCCCCCGTCATCGCCCCCACCCAGGTCGAGGCGCCGGTGCTGCGCCTGATCTGGCTGCCGGTCTATGCGGTGACGGCCGGGCTTCTGGTCTTCCGCTTCGACAAGGTGATCCGCGCCTGGCCCGCCTGGCTGATGGTCGGCGCCCTGATCGTCCTGGCCTATGTCTCCCAGTACTGGTCCATCGACCCCGAAGTCACCGACCGCCGCGTCATCGCCATGGCGATCAACAGCGCCTTCGCCGTCTATCTGGGCGCGGTGTTCCGGGGGGCGGCCCTGCCCCGCGTCCTGATGCACGCCTGTCTGGTCATGGCGGTCGGCAGCCTGATCATGGTTTTCGCCTATCCCAAGGTCGGGGTGCACCAGTTCGACAACGCCGGCCTCTGGCGCGGCCTGTGGTACGAAAAGAACCAGATGGGCCTGGTCATGGTGGTGGGCGCCGTCTCGGCCGCCGCCTGTCTGGCGGCCGACCAGATCGCCGCCAATGGACGCAGGCCCTGGACGGCGCTGCTGACCCTGGCCCTGACCGTCCTGCTGATCCTGGCGACCCAGTCCAAGACCTCGCTGCTGTGCCTGATGATCGGCGTCGGCATGGTGGGGGGCTGGTGGGTCTTGAAACAGGGCGGCGCGGTCGTCACCATCGTCGCCGTCTGGGCCGGCGTGGTCGGGATCGTCGGCGGCGCCTGGGTCTGGCACGTCGCCTCGGCCTCCATCCTACAGGCCCTGGGAAAGGATCCGTCTCTGACCGGCCGCACCCTGATCTGGGAGGCCCTGATGCGAAAGGTGGCCGAACGTCCCTGGACCGGCTACGGCTTCAGCGCCTTCTGGGGCGTGGATTCCATCCCGGCGCGCGAGATTCGAATCCAGACCCAGTGGCCCGTGCCGTCGGCGCACAACGGCTGGATCGACCTTCTGGTGCAGCTGGGCTGGCCCGGCGCGATCACCGTCGGCGCCCTGATCGTCGTCGCCGCCGTGATGATCCTGGCCCGCACCAACGGCCTGGGGACGCGCGAAGGCTATTGGAGCATCGCCTATCTGTCGGTCTTCGTCGCCCTCAGCCTGTCCGAAAGCGTGCTGCTGAACCACGCCAGCCTGCCCTGGTCGTTGATGCTGGCCATTCTGGCGCGGGCCGTGACCTTCGATCCGGCGCCCAACCGCGCCCCGGTGCGCGCCGCGCTTGCCCCCGGCCGTTCGCGGGCCTACCAGAACCGGCCCCGAATCGCCTCAGACTATGTGAATGGCCGCCGATCTCTTCGCCTTTGA
- the metC gene encoding cystathionine beta-lyase, protein MSPHSDRTRLIASATRRGLGRRPVNPPVERASTMLSDRAEAMRDEAEGPVYGLDGGSAARQLRATLADLEGASDALLVPSGLAAVTVPLLALTRPGDEVLALDGVYGPTRRFLGRYQAARGVTTRYLPADTDARTLIAAVGDRTRVVLLESPASLTFEMIDVPAVAAACRARGVRTVMDNTWAAGLAFKPLAHGVDVSVQALTKYVGGHSDVLMGGIAATDIACLHAVREAIEDLGWHVSPDDAWLALRGLRTLPLRYAEQGRSGLRVAEWLQSRPEVARVLYPPLPGAVGHDLWARDFVGAASLMGLVMKGGNAAAGRAFLDALGLFGLGYSWGGFESLMTHETHQMAYRTHPTTLEGELIRLHVGLEDPADLIADLERGLAAFSAALTLP, encoded by the coding sequence ATGTCGCCCCATTCGGACCGCACCCGACTGATCGCCTCGGCCACCCGGCGCGGCCTTGGCCGCCGTCCGGTCAATCCGCCCGTCGAACGCGCCTCGACCATGCTCAGCGACCGCGCCGAGGCGATGCGGGACGAGGCCGAGGGTCCGGTCTACGGGCTGGACGGGGGCAGCGCCGCCCGACAGTTGCGGGCCACCCTGGCCGATCTGGAGGGCGCGTCCGATGCGCTGCTGGTTCCGTCGGGCCTGGCGGCCGTGACCGTGCCCCTTCTGGCCCTGACCCGCCCCGGGGACGAGGTGCTGGCGCTTGACGGCGTCTATGGCCCGACCCGGCGGTTCCTGGGCCGCTATCAGGCGGCGCGCGGCGTCACGACCCGTTATCTGCCGGCCGATACGGACGCCCGAACCCTGATCGCGGCCGTCGGGGACCGGACGCGCGTGGTCCTTCTGGAATCTCCGGCGTCCCTGACCTTCGAGATGATCGACGTTCCCGCCGTCGCCGCCGCCTGCCGGGCGCGGGGCGTTCGCACTGTCATGGACAACACCTGGGCCGCCGGCCTGGCCTTCAAACCCCTGGCCCACGGCGTGGACGTCAGCGTCCAGGCCCTGACGAAATATGTCGGCGGCCACTCCGACGTGCTGATGGGCGGGATCGCCGCCACCGACATCGCCTGCCTGCACGCGGTCCGCGAAGCGATCGAGGATTTGGGCTGGCACGTTTCGCCGGACGATGCCTGGCTGGCCCTGCGCGGCCTTCGCACCCTGCCGCTGCGTTATGCCGAACAGGGGCGTTCGGGCCTGCGCGTGGCCGAATGGCTGCAAAGCCGGCCCGAGGTGGCGCGCGTCCTCTATCCGCCCCTGCCCGGCGCGGTCGGGCACGATCTCTGGGCGCGCGACTTCGTCGGCGCCGCCTCCCTGATGGGTCTGGTCATGAAGGGCGGGAACGCCGCCGCCGGGCGCGCCTTCCTGGACGCCCTCGGCCTGTTCGGCCTGGGCTATTCCTGGGGCGGGTTCGAAAGCCTGATGACCCACGAGACGCACCAGATGGCCTATCGCACCCACCCCACGACGCTGGAGGGCGAGCTGATCCGCCTGCATGTCGGGCTGGAAGACCCCGCCGACCTGATCGCGGACCTGGAACGGGGCCTGGCGGCCTTCTCCGCCGCGCTCACCCTTCCTTAA